The genomic interval TGATGTTAGAACCTCTAATGCTGAATTACTTAATCTTTCGATTTTTTCAGTTATTGTAGAAGGAATCAAACTTTGTATTTCCATGGATTTTGAGGCAATCCTAGATGCATGATCAGCTACTCTTTCGATACTTTTTACCGTAACCCTATAGCTCAGACAGTCTGAGGGATTCTTTAGTCCAATTTCTTGTAGGATTCGTTCATTATTAGTTGCCATAACTAAATTTCTCAATATATAGAGACTAAACCTATCTACCTCGTCATCTGATCTAATTACCCCCATTGCAATATCAGAATTTTTTTCTTTTAATGCTACCAAAGCGTCTCTATGCATTGATGAAGCGATCAAGAACATCCTTCTGACAGCAGTATTTACTGATAATTCTGGTAATGTAAGTAATACTTGAATTGTAATGATATCAGAAGAATCAGCAATAATTTCTGTTCCTATAAGACTTCTTCTTACTACCTCCCTAACTGCCTCTCTTTGTATGGGCTGTATTCTTGCTGATTTTGCCTTTAGATTTATTAAATTATATCCTGACAAATACATGGACACTATTTTTCTCTTGAGAGTATTAGGACCTTCATCTATCATTACATAAGTGCTGACCTCATTTGCAGCGTCTTGTAATCTTTTATCTTGTTCTGGAGTTATGCATAAGGAATTATTCGAACCCCTTGAGATAGAAACATGATCGCCTGCTTTTAAGTTCATTTCTTCTATCCATTTTTTGGGAAGTGATAGAATGTATGTAGATCTACCTGTAAATTGAATTTTTCTAATATCTGAATTCAATTTATTCAATGATGTTTCTATTCTTATTAGATATATATAGATATTCAATTAATGCAGTTGTGTAATTCATTTCACTATACCAGAAACTTTTCTATATGATAATGTTTATTAACATATACCAAGGCACATAACTATGATACAAATACAATCGATGAATTATATTAAACACATCTGAAATAATACACTTGGCAGAAAATTCTGTCAGACATATAAATACAATTAAGGAATTAGAATCACTTAAATACGAATATCAAATCCGTTGTAGTCACTATAGACTGGAATATTCATCAAAGGATAATGTAATAACTTGCCCAATATGTGGAAAAATTTGGAATTTTGCAGAACAAAAGGGATTTTCTAATCCAATTCAAGTTTATAATGCAGAAGTAGATTAACTTTTCTCCCTGCTTGTTATCTTTTTAAATAAATATATCTTCTTGAATTTATTCAGAATTAATATCAAGATCCCGACTATGATGACCGAAATAGTCGCTTGAAGAACAGAAGTTTT from Candidatus Nitrosocosmicus hydrocola carries:
- a CDS encoding phosphate uptake regulator PhoU, producing the protein MNKLNSDIRKIQFTGRSTYILSLPKKWIEEMNLKAGDHVSISRGSNNSLCITPEQDKRLQDAANEVSTYVMIDEGPNTLKRKIVSMYLSGYNLINLKAKSARIQPIQREAVREVVRRSLIGTEIIADSSDIITIQVLLTLPELSVNTAVRRMFLIASSMHRDALVALKEKNSDIAMGVIRSDDEVDRFSLYILRNLVMATNNERILQEIGLKNPSDCLSYRVTVKSIERVADHASRIASKSMEIQSLIPSTITEKIERLSNSALEVLTSAVEAFLRRDYNLADKIADKSDNVLNLEREIMLFLDSLENKTIDEQDINAGIKLILEDIRRTVEHASDIAESAMNQTVGEIIKVEKK